The segment GGTGATGATGCTGCTATCATCCGCTTCGGTGATGGCTGGGTACTTGCCATCGGTATGGAGAGCCACAACCATCCTTCCTATGTGGACCCCTACAACGGCTCCGCAACAGGTGTGGGAGGTATCGTGCGTGATATCATCTCCATGGGCGCAAGACCAATTGCACTGATGGATCCTCTCTATTTCGGTCCTCTGGACACCCCGAAGAACCTCTACCTCTTTGAGCACATCGTTGAAGGTATTGCAGGATACGGAAACTGTATTGGAGTTCCTGTTGTCAGGGGAGAGGCTTACTTTGACGAGACCTACAGCGGAAATCCTCTTGTCAATGTTGTTTGCGTGGGCCTTGCCCGCGAGGAGAATATCGTGACCGCCTGTGCACAGAAAGCAGGCAACAAACTGGTACTTGTGGGTTCCACTACCGGCCGTGACGGTCTTGGTGGTGCATCATTCGCTTCCCGTGACCTTTCTGAGGAAGCAGAAGCAGAGGACCGCCCAAGCATCCAGATCGGCGACCCTTTCACAGAAAAGCTCCTCATTGAGGCAACCCTCGAGGCAATCGATACCGGGCATGTACTTTCATGCAGGGATCTTGGTGCAGCAGGTCTTGCAGGTGCAAGTTCCGAAATGGCATCAAAAGGAAATCTTGGAATGCGCCTGATGGCTGACAAGGTAATTCTTCGTGAATCCGGAATGACCCCTTATGAGATCATGATCTCTGAGTCCCAGGAACGTATCCTCTTTGAGGTCTCACCTGAGAACGTAGATGAGCTCCTTGCTATAGCAGAGAAGTACGACCTCAATGCCAGCATGATCGGTGAGCTCACAGAGCGTCTCTATTACACCGTTGAGTTCGAGGGAGAGGTCGTTGCAGATATGCCTGTCAAATTACTTACAGAAGGTGCACCTACCTTTGAGCGTCCTTCAACAGCTCCTGCAGAGCGTGACATTGGTGACAAACCAGAGCTACCAACTGACCTGAAGCAAGCAGTAATTGACATTCTTTCATCTCATAACATTGCATCAAAGGAATGGATCTACAGGCAGTACGACCATGAGGTCCAGGTCCGTACCGTGGACAAGCCCGGATCAGACGCAGGCGTCCTTCGCATTGCAGACGGCAAGGGTCTTGCACTGTCCTGTGGTTGCAACCCGGGACACACCCTTCTTGACCCTTACGAGGGCGGAAAGGGAACTCTCATTGAGAACAGCATGAACCTCGCTGTAAAGGGCGCAGAAGGTATAGCCCTCGTGGACTGTCTCAACTTCGGTAACCCTGAGAAACCTGACATCTACTGGCAGTTCAAGCATGCCATTCTCGGTCTCGGTGACGCTGCAAGGGATCTTTCCATTCCTGTTGTCGGAGGTAATGTTTCCCTCTACAATGAGAGTGGCGAATACGGCACAGCCATCGTCCCGACACCATCCATCGGCCTTATCGGAATTACCGGTGACCTCGAGACAGTACCGGCATCCTTCTTTGAAGGTGAAGGCAACTCCGTCATCCTTGTTGGAGAGACCTTTGATGAAATGGGCGGTTCCGAATACTACAACATAAAAGGACTCAGGAACAACGGCAATGTACCAAAGGTACGTGAGAATGCTCCAAAGACCGTTGAGACCTTGATCAGCATTATCAGGGAAGGTAAAATAGAGGCAGCACATGACGTCTCAGCAGGTGGACTTGCAACAGCTCTTGCTGAAATGTGCAAAGAGACCGGTGCAAGCATAGATCTTTCAGGAGTAAGTGAAGACCTAAGGGCAGACGACCTCCTGTTCTCAGAATCCCATGCAAGGGCTATCCTTGTGACCTCTGAGAAGGATAAGGTCCTTGAGATGCTCGGTGACATCCCATGCACCGTGATCGGTACTGTTGGCGGAGATGACCTGAACATCAAAGGCAATGGCTTTGATCTTTCCTTTACTCTCGATGAGATCGCAGAAGCAAGAGCAAGTCTTACAAAACTGATGATGGAATAATTTCCATTATCGTCTTTCTTTTCTTTTTCTTCTCTTCCCGACCAATATACAGGAAGGGCGTGGGAAAATAATTCCCACATTTCGTTTTTAGTATGGTGTATAAAAAAAGATCATGCGAGCATTGTTATCTGCTCGACACCTTCAACAAGTGAGTCAACTTCCTCTTCTGTATTGTAGAGGGCAAAGGATGCTCGCACAGTTCCCTCAACTCCCAGCATTTCCACGGACGGCATAGCACAGTGGTATCCGCTTCGGACGCAGATCTTCCTGGTCTCGTCCAGTATCATGGCAACATCATGCGGGTTCATGCCTTCCACATTGAACGGAACAACACCTGCCCTGTCCTCAGGTCCGTAGACCTCCACGCCTTCTATCTCTGCAAGACATTTAGCAGCATATGAAGCCAGGTCTTTCTCATGTTTCTCTATGTCTTCCACACCGATCTCCTGAACGTACTCAACAGCCCTGCCAAGTCCGATGACTCCCGGGATGTTCGGAGTGCCGGCCTCGAACTTTGATGGGGAAGGTTCCAGCTCATAACTTTCTGTGGTAACAGCATGGACAGTCCCGCCGCCAACGTAGGTGGGTTCCAGGACATCAGGGTCTTTGATGCAGAGGATTCCTGTTCCCTGTGGTCCCAGCATTCCCTTGTGTCCGGGTGTGGCAAAGAAGTCGCATCCGATCTTATTTACGTCAACGGCCATGTGGCCCGCAGACTGTGAGCCGTCTACAAGGACCATTGCCCCGCTCTTCTGTGCGATATGTGTTATCTTTTCAACATCCCTTATGGACCCGAAGACATTGGATACGTGGTTGACTGAGACGAGTTTTGTCCTTTCGGTAATTGCAGCATCCACATCTTTCGGGTCGATGCATCCTTCACTATCCGATCCTACAATGGTGACATCAACGCCTTTTTCCCTTAACCTCATCCATGGGAGCAGGTTCGAGTGATGCTCTACAAGGGTTGTGATCACGTGGTCTCCTGCTTCCCAGTTGAGTCCAAGTGCGACCATATTGATGCTTTCACTCGCATTCTTGGTAAGGACTGTGTTCTCTGGTGCAGTGTTCAGGAAATCTGCGATCCTGTCCCTTGCATCCTCATAATTATCAGTGGTCTGTCGGGCGAGCCTGTGAGCTCCTCGACCATGATTTGCTGCGTATTTGAGGAAGTAATCGTTCATGGCATTGACTGCCGGGACAGGCGTTTGTGTTGTAGCGCCATTGTCCAGATAGATCACTTCATCAAGGACGGGAAAATCTTTGCGTACGGAATGAATGTTAAACATAACCTTCCTTACGCAAGATATCTAAAAATATGTTTTGCAGGCGTTATTTCGCCAGCATTCCACCGAGCATGAACTTGTAAAGTTCCATCTCCTCAGTGTCCAGTTTTTCAGTAGTTTGCCCACTTACGACTGAATGGTATGTCCCGTCTTCTTCACGCCTTCTGTATTTATCACTTATTTTCGTGATATTTCTCATCATCTGTTTCCTCCTGTCTCTTCAATTTGATTTCGTAAAAACTAAGCCTCCGTAGATAGCTTAAACACTTTCTTATGTGTTTATCTTATATAAATTTTTTGTATAAATTAGTCTGGATTTTGTCGTAAGGGTTATAAGTTGCAAAGGACTTCCGATAAACATGTCCCATATCCAAATCGATCGATCATTACAGTATATGGATGGTACGCAGAGGGTTTTTGATGAGGAAACAACCCTTGGTAACACAAAACCACATCTGGAAGAGATCGGTGTCACAAGGATCGCCAGTATCACCGACCTGGACCGTATAGGGATCCCGGTATTCTCTGCCATAAGGCCGACAGCTGCCGAAGGTGCTATTTCTATCTATTCAGGTAAAGGATCTACTGAAAGCCAGGCAAGGATCTCTTCCATGATGGAGAGCTTTGAAAGATGCCTTGCAGAGCGTATTGGTGTTAATGCTGATATCGTTGAGGATGTGGCCGCAGAAGAGTTCATCGAATCTGTTGAAAATGCCTCAGATGGTCATGAACTTGTAGATCCCAACAAACTCCTTCTGGCTGAACCTTTACCACCTGAGAGCCTGGTCGAGTGGACCCAGGGGTGGGACCTTTTGCTCGAGAAGGAGGTCTATGTGCCTTCGAACGCGGTATATCACCCTTATGATTCTCCCGGAATGTCTGCAAGACTTTTCAGGAGCAATACCAACGGC is part of the Methanococcoides methylutens MM1 genome and harbors:
- the purL gene encoding phosphoribosylformylglycinamidine synthase subunit PurL; amino-acid sequence: MLPENDLKIITEEMGREPNLVEQGCFLNLWSEHCSYRSSAPLLKTFTTVGDRVIIGPGDDAAIIRFGDGWVLAIGMESHNHPSYVDPYNGSATGVGGIVRDIISMGARPIALMDPLYFGPLDTPKNLYLFEHIVEGIAGYGNCIGVPVVRGEAYFDETYSGNPLVNVVCVGLAREENIVTACAQKAGNKLVLVGSTTGRDGLGGASFASRDLSEEAEAEDRPSIQIGDPFTEKLLIEATLEAIDTGHVLSCRDLGAAGLAGASSEMASKGNLGMRLMADKVILRESGMTPYEIMISESQERILFEVSPENVDELLAIAEKYDLNASMIGELTERLYYTVEFEGEVVADMPVKLLTEGAPTFERPSTAPAERDIGDKPELPTDLKQAVIDILSSHNIASKEWIYRQYDHEVQVRTVDKPGSDAGVLRIADGKGLALSCGCNPGHTLLDPYEGGKGTLIENSMNLAVKGAEGIALVDCLNFGNPEKPDIYWQFKHAILGLGDAARDLSIPVVGGNVSLYNESGEYGTAIVPTPSIGLIGITGDLETVPASFFEGEGNSVILVGETFDEMGGSEYYNIKGLRNNGNVPKVRENAPKTVETLISIIREGKIEAAHDVSAGGLATALAEMCKETGASIDLSGVSEDLRADDLLFSESHARAILVTSEKDKVLEMLGDIPCTVIGTVGGDDLNIKGNGFDLSFTLDEIAEARASLTKLMME
- a CDS encoding cysteine desulfurase; translation: MFNIHSVRKDFPVLDEVIYLDNGATTQTPVPAVNAMNDYFLKYAANHGRGAHRLARQTTDNYEDARDRIADFLNTAPENTVLTKNASESINMVALGLNWEAGDHVITTLVEHHSNLLPWMRLREKGVDVTIVGSDSEGCIDPKDVDAAITERTKLVSVNHVSNVFGSIRDVEKITHIAQKSGAMVLVDGSQSAGHMAVDVNKIGCDFFATPGHKGMLGPQGTGILCIKDPDVLEPTYVGGGTVHAVTTESYELEPSPSKFEAGTPNIPGVIGLGRAVEYVQEIGVEDIEKHEKDLASYAAKCLAEIEGVEVYGPEDRAGVVPFNVEGMNPHDVAMILDETRKICVRSGYHCAMPSVEMLGVEGTVRASFALYNTEEEVDSLVEGVEQITMLA